GGTAGGATTTAGCTACAAGCAACAAGTCAGTCACTTATTGTTAATTATAATGGTAAAATATCGCTATGATGAATCACAATGTATAATGTACATGAATTCACATCATTTCCTGTAGTACACATTTTTCCAGTGTATGTCCACTcacagccagctgctgctgtaggCTCTTGATCTGGGCTTGGAGTGTGTCAATGTGCTGCGTCTGTCTCTTATTGGGTGTGTTGCTTGTGTATGCCAGCTGGGACAGACCATTCAGCGCCTGCTTCAATCGCTCAACGTCTGTAAGCAACTCTgtgatctgacacacacacacattaacattaGCATTGTTTATTCAACAGGACAGAAGTGAAGCTAGGATTTATcacaacaattaaaaacaaatgtttagaAATCTTTAGTCTGTGTATACAATTATTGCTTGGATTTAAAGCAGGCAcaaatatatttacaaaataatcaataattttCTACCTTTTTGTCTTTGGCTTCAGTCTGCTGAGCTGATGTCTGAATCCTCCTCTGGAGATCACAGATGGTGCTGAGAGACTCATCATACCTCTCCTTCAGCTCTCTGATTTCCCTCTCAATGGCACGTCCCTTCTCCTGGACAGCCTCCATCTCCGCCCTGGCCCGGCCCTCACCCGCTCTTGCCTGCGCTGCCTCCTGATGAGCCTTTTCACACTCTTCTGCTAAACTCAGCAGCTTGTCGCTCAGGTTGGCGGcctcttcctccagctgctgcttttccttCTTCAGCTGGCTCATTTGGTCTTCCTTGTAGCGAATCTCTTGAAGAGTCTGCGTGGCCTGTAGGAGCTCAGTCTGCAGTGCAGATACATCTTCAGCTCTCTGGGCGTtgttctcctcttcttcacagaGAGCCATTTGCAGCTTGGTGACTTCAGCCTCCAGGTCCTCCTTGGCCTTGGCGTGCTGTTGCAGTAGCGATGCCTGATCCGCATGGTGTTGCTGAAGTTCTTTCTGTAAGGCACAAACTCTTTGCGCGTCCTCCTGCTGAGCCTCTCTAGCTTTCTTGCAATCAGCCTGGGCCTGCTGCATGGCATCATGGAGGGCTTTGAGCTCTGTGTCATATGTCGCTATCCGGGTCAACTCTGACTTCAGACGCTCCTGGAGATTCTGGATCTGAGTGTTACAGAGAGCATTCTGGTCTTGAAGTTCAATTTTCTGAAGCGTTAGCTCCTTGTGCTGCTGCTCTAAGCTGACCAGCTGCTGGGTCAGTTCTTCATATTTAACCTTGaactcttcctctgcttctctctgcttttcACTGGTAACCAGAACAGTGTCTAGTCTCTGCTGAACAGTTTCCATTTCAACTTTTAgtttctcttcctcttgtttGTTGGTCTCTCTGGTGGACCTCTCTTTATTATACTTCTCTTCCATTTCCTGCAGTTTGACTGTCAGCTCCTTCACCTGGGCACTGTAGGAGGTTTCTTTCTCTTCAGCCACGTTCAGTGGGACAAATCTGGATTTAATAGCTTCCTGTATAGTATCAAGTTCTTTCTTCTGGGCCTCCAGTTCATGAGTAAGTTTTACAGTTTCCTCCTGAGCCAATTCATACATTGCTGTCACTTCCTTTGCTTTATTCGTTCCCTcttccacagcagcagtcaaCTTGTCTGTGACAGCTCTGTGTTCCTTCACACTTATATAGTCTGTTTTCATCTCTAACAGGACCTTTTCCAACTCTTCTTTCAACTTTTCATTTCCTTCTTTCACGTTCTTTAATTCTGTCCCACATTCTTTTTCTTTGGCCTCCAACTTCACCATCTCAGCTTTAACACTCTGTAAGGTAGAACTCAACTCCGTCTTCACTTGCTCGTGCTGCTCTCTGGAAACATATTCACCCTTCAAACTCTGTTTAAGAGTCTGGCTCTGTGCGGTCAGCTGAACACACTCTTTATCTCTGTCTTCGCATCTTTTCTGCAAAAGTTCAAACTTTGCCATCAGTTCTTCATTCTGAGACTTCAGACCATCCTCTTCACTCTGGTGTCTCTTATTGGCACTTTGGATATTCTCTTGCAGTGTGGCCCTCTCGGTTTGAAGCTGCTGGACTTGTGCCTCTGCTTTTCCGTAACGTTCACTGGCTTCAACCAGTTTATCCTCAAGCTCTTCCAGAGCCGTGACCATGTTCCTCTGAACTTCTTCATGCTTCTTTAATGGTATAAAGTCAATTTCAATCCTGCTGCTGAGTTCTTCCAACTGTTCTCGCAGTATATTTCTCTCCTCATCACTGTCTTGAACCTCTTGTATAAGAGCCTGGCTTTTGGCAGTTACATCCACCAGCTTCCTCTTCAGTGAAACATTCTGTTCTTCAAGAGCAGCTTGTATCTTTTGTTGCTCTTCAATAGAAGCTGATCCTCCCTGTGATGAAGGACTGTCCAGCTTTCGATGAAGCTCTGCCACTTCCTCCAGCACACGGTCATAGTCTTCCCTTAGCTCTGCGATCTGCCGTTCCTTCTCATCCACTGCGTTGGTCAGCAAGTTCTTCATGTTGTCAAACTTCTCAGCTGGTACGGTGTTGCCATGTTTTGTCTGGGTTTCTTTCAGCTGGTTCTCTATTTCTACAAGGGTTTCTGCAAGATCATCTCGTTCTGCGGTCAGCGCTTCCAGCTCTTggtgcagcctctctgtctCAGCTGCCAGCTGGCTCTCGCTGCTCTTGTACTCCTCCAAAGCTTTCTCACTTTGTTTGAGGCGGTTACGAACACGACCCACTTCAGCTGAGGCACCTTCATACTTGGCCTTGACATCCTGGAGCTGGGCACGAAGTTCTTCTGTTGCCTGGCCTCCCAAGTGCTCTTTAACAGCAACTACATGGGCTTGCAGCTGTTTGACCTTACACTCAGAATCCAGCATCCTTGTCTGAACATCCCCCAAGGCATCCTCGAGTTCTTGAATTTGCTGGTCAGCCTGTTTCTGAACAGTGTCTCTGCTTTGAGCCAGTTCTTGACACTCTCGGTTTTTACGGTTTAGTGCAGACTGCAGTCGtgctgtctcctcctctgctgcctgttgtcttC
This portion of the Parambassis ranga chromosome 3, fParRan2.1, whole genome shotgun sequence genome encodes:
- the uacab gene encoding uveal autoantigen with coiled-coil domains and ankyrin repeats protein, with amino-acid sequence MKSLKYRLKKHEVTITNTDWNKYDDRLMKAVERGEVDKVAAVLSKKGIIPTKLDVEGRSAFHLAATRGHLDCLNLILGHNVDVTASDATGKNALHLASRNGHSLCVQKLLQHNCPVGNVDLQGRTALHDAVMAGCSSSVKLLCDSGASVNASDFDGRTPLVLATQMCHPRICQLLLERGADITVRDKQNKTALILGCEYGCKDAVDVLLRSGTDVKAVDSLGHDAFHYARLSKNPELVAMVKSYLDKATRDKEAGKMEQWKRQHSMERSEAAEVNRRDQIIHDLERQNETLQEGLRKYHQEQRALLDKVNVLQQHLTQEKMVVEDTQKEKERLKSLLSAKEKDEGARGLETVKVQLRTTLGEYSGQSVIKGKENILVKQAHSLDSDQMLQNPSMPRSMSRPPEKSPPSVVWDPTGELDALRRELEAVKRRQQAAEEETARLQSALNRKNRECQELAQSRDTVQKQADQQIQELEDALGDVQTRMLDSECKVKQLQAHVVAVKEHLGGQATEELRAQLQDVKAKYEGASAEVGRVRNRLKQSEKALEEYKSSESQLAAETERLHQELEALTAERDDLAETLVEIENQLKETQTKHGNTVPAEKFDNMKNLLTNAVDEKERQIAELREDYDRVLEEVAELHRKLDSPSSQGGSASIEEQQKIQAALEEQNVSLKRKLVDVTAKSQALIQEVQDSDEERNILREQLEELSSRIEIDFIPLKKHEEVQRNMVTALEELEDKLVEASERYGKAEAQVQQLQTERATLQENIQSANKRHQSEEDGLKSQNEELMAKFELLQKRCEDRDKECVQLTAQSQTLKQSLKGEYVSREQHEQVKTELSSTLQSVKAEMVKLEAKEKECGTELKNVKEGNEKLKEELEKVLLEMKTDYISVKEHRAVTDKLTAAVEEGTNKAKEVTAMYELAQEETVKLTHELEAQKKELDTIQEAIKSRFVPLNVAEEKETSYSAQVKELTVKLQEMEEKYNKERSTRETNKQEEEKLKVEMETVQQRLDTVLVTSEKQREAEEEFKVKYEELTQQLVSLEQQHKELTLQKIELQDQNALCNTQIQNLQERLKSELTRIATYDTELKALHDAMQQAQADCKKAREAQQEDAQRVCALQKELQQHHADQASLLQQHAKAKEDLEAEVTKLQMALCEEEENNAQRAEDVSALQTELLQATQTLQEIRYKEDQMSQLKKEKQQLEEEAANLSDKLLSLAEECEKAHQEAAQARAGEGRARAEMEAVQEKGRAIEREIRELKERYDESLSTICDLQRRIQTSAQQTEAKDKKITELLTDVERLKQALNGLSQLAYTSNTPNKRQTQHIDTLQAQIKSLQQQLADAERQHREVVSIYRTHLLSAAQGHMDEDVQAALLQIIRMRQEFVC